A window of the Halobacterium hubeiense genome harbors these coding sequences:
- a CDS encoding ribonuclease H-like domain-containing protein: MRVENSFIPAPGVGETTERRLWEHGVTHWDDFDASAPGVGEATAENVHAFIDDARAALDAGDTHFFAEAFPNNALWRLYENVADDVAYFDIETTGLDKRSSDVTTVSVHRGNSTKTLVRGDDLTSENLAELLDASLVVSFNGKRFDQPFVEHNYDVELDAPHLDLMYLCRRLDLTGGLKQVEQDLGIDRGGMDVDGREAVRLWHRYEDGDEAALDRLVEYNRYDTQNLQTLLDTVADRLHEEVFEPHA, translated from the coding sequence ATGCGCGTCGAGAACTCGTTCATCCCCGCGCCCGGCGTCGGTGAGACGACGGAGCGGCGGCTCTGGGAGCACGGCGTCACGCACTGGGACGACTTCGACGCCAGCGCCCCCGGCGTCGGCGAGGCGACCGCCGAGAACGTCCACGCGTTCATCGACGACGCCCGCGCGGCGCTGGACGCCGGCGACACCCACTTCTTCGCGGAGGCGTTCCCGAACAACGCGCTCTGGCGGCTCTACGAGAACGTCGCCGACGACGTGGCGTACTTCGACATCGAGACCACCGGTCTCGACAAGCGCTCCAGTGACGTGACGACGGTGAGCGTCCACCGCGGCAACAGCACGAAGACGCTCGTGCGCGGCGACGACCTCACCAGCGAGAACCTCGCGGAACTGCTTGACGCCTCGCTCGTGGTGTCGTTCAACGGGAAGCGCTTCGACCAGCCGTTCGTCGAGCACAACTACGACGTGGAACTCGATGCCCCGCACCTCGACTTGATGTACCTCTGTCGCCGCCTCGACTTGACGGGCGGGCTCAAGCAGGTCGAGCAGGACCTCGGCATCGACCGCGGCGGGATGGACGTCGACGGCCGCGAGGCCGTGCGGCTCTGGCACCGCTACGAGGACGGCGACGAGGCCGCCCTCGACCGGCTCGTGGAGTACAACCGCTACGACACCCAGAACCTCCAGACGCTGCTCGATACGGTCGCCGACCGGCTCCACGAGGAAGTGTTCGAACCGCACGCCTGA
- a CDS encoding helix-turn-helix domain-containing protein, with the protein MGVIAEFTFRHPGLPLMSSLEESDVRLDVEQAVAADPDEPVLFVWASDGDLDEFEAALGRDETVAEYTLVEDAGDHRLYRVAVSEQTPVSLYPVDDRMEASRLDVTSSADGVDARLRFPDRESLSEFRPRVEARGVDATLRGVYSDTESALGDEYGLSAKQREALVTAAELGYYDVPRQASLSDVADDLDVSPQAASERLRRGVKTFVREALD; encoded by the coding sequence GTGGGGGTCATCGCCGAATTCACGTTCCGTCACCCGGGACTGCCGCTGATGTCGTCGCTGGAGGAGAGCGACGTCCGTCTCGACGTCGAACAGGCCGTCGCCGCCGACCCCGACGAGCCCGTGTTGTTCGTGTGGGCGTCGGACGGCGACCTCGACGAGTTCGAGGCCGCCCTCGGGCGCGACGAGACGGTCGCGGAGTACACGCTCGTCGAGGACGCCGGCGACCACCGGCTCTACCGCGTCGCGGTCAGCGAGCAGACGCCCGTCTCGCTGTACCCGGTGGACGACCGCATGGAGGCCTCGCGCCTCGACGTCACCTCCTCGGCGGACGGCGTGGACGCGCGACTCCGCTTCCCCGACCGGGAGAGCCTCTCGGAGTTCCGGCCGCGCGTGGAGGCCCGCGGCGTCGACGCCACGCTGCGCGGCGTCTACAGCGACACCGAGAGCGCGCTCGGCGACGAGTACGGCCTCTCCGCGAAACAGCGCGAAGCCCTCGTGACCGCGGCCGAACTGGGCTACTACGACGTCCCCCGGCAGGCGTCGCTGTCCGACGTCGCCGACGACCTCGACGTCTCCCCGCAGGCGGCCAGCGAGCGCCTCCGACGCGGCGTCAAGACGTTCGTGCGGGAAGCCCTCGACTGA